CCGCCCCCCCAGCAGCCCGCGGCGAGGCCCCGGCGGCCGCGCGAGGCGAACGGCGAAAGACGGCCGCGCAGATGCGGCGACGGGTGCTCGGTGCACCCCCGGTGTGGCGTGAGCTTCTTCTGGTCGTCCTGTTCTACAGCGCTTATACGCTCACGCGCCTCATCCTGGTTCAAGACGGGACCGGCCCGGCGTTCGAACACGCCGACCAGATCCTCAGGCTAGAACGTGCGCTGGGGCTGGACATCGAGCTTCACCTGAATGAGGCGCTGCTCACCATGCCGTGGCTGGCGCGCACGGCGAACGTCTTCTACGCGACGATGCACTTCATCGTCACGCTCGGCGTCATCGTCTGGCTGTACCGGTACCGGCCGGACCACTACCGCTGGCTCCGCACGTCCATCATGGTCGCGACGGGCGCGGCGCTGATCGGCTTCTGGCTGTACCCGCTGGCGCCGCCGAGGTTCCTCGAGCACGAGGGGTTCGTCGACCCGGTGACCGCGCTGCACTCGCTCGGCCTCTACGCCAGCGACGCCTCGGGCACCCTCACCAACCAGTACGCGGCCATGCCGTCGATGCACGCCGGATGGGCGCTGTGGTGCGGCGTCGTGCTGGTCAAGCTGGCCTCGCAGGCGTGGGCCAAGGTCCTCGGCGCGCTGTATCCCGGCACGACCGTCGTGGTGATCCTGGCCACCGCGAACCACTACGTCCTCGACGCGGTCGCGGGGATCTCGCTGGTCGGCGGTGCGCTGTGGCTGTCGTGGGCGCTCTACGAACGGTGCCCGCCCCCGCTGCTCATCGCGCGGGCCCGCGTCTCGCACCTCCTGGCGCAGCGCGGCGCGCGCCGGGCGGGCGCCCCGGCCCCGGCGGCCCCCGCGCCCCGGTGCGCGAGCCGCACCTGACCCCCGGGCGGCCCGCCCCCGCGCACCGCCAGGGGACCGCGCACCGCCAGGGGACCGCGCACCGCCAGGGGACCGCGCACCACCAGGGGACCGCGTACCGCCGGCGAGGTACGCGGGACGGTCACTCGGCGCCGTAGAACACGCGGTCCACCACGGCGCGGGCGCGGCGGGCGCGGCGGCGGTGGTCCTCCAGCAGCTCCCCCGTCCCGGAGTAGCCGAGGACGCGGGCCACGGCGCTGCGCTCCCTGCGGTGGTCGGTGGGCAGCAGGTCGGACGCGCGGCCCCGCACCAGCATGACCGCGCCGCGGATGCGCGTCGCCATGCACCACGCCTCCTCCAGCACGGTCGCGTCCCCGGCGTCGAGGAGGCGCGCCTCGACCGCGGCGTCCAGGGCGTCGAGGGTGCGGGTGGTGCGCAGCCCGGGGACCTCGTGGGCGTGCTTGAGCTGGAGAAGCTGCGCGACCCACTCGACGTCGGCGAGACCGCCGGGGCCGAGCTTGGTGTGCAGGCGGCGATCGACGCCCCGCGGGAGCCGCTCGGCCTCCATCCGGGCCTTCAGCCGCCGGATCTGCCGGACGGCGTCCTCGCCGATGCCGCCCTCCGGCCAGCGGACCGGGTCGATCAGGGCGCGGAACCGCTCCCGCAGCCCCTCGTCGCCGATCAGCGGGTCGGCGCGCAGCAGCGCCTGCGCCTCCCACGGCTCCGACCAGCGGGCGTAGTAGGCCGCGTAGGACGCCAGCGTGCGGACCAGGGGGCCCTGCCGGCCCTCCGGGCGCAGGTCCGGGTCGATCTCCAGCGGCGGGTCGGGGGCGGGCCGCGCGAGGAGGCGGCGCAGCTCCTCGGCGACGGCGTGCGCGGCGCGCCCGGCGGCCCGCTCGTCCGCGCCGGGCAGCGGGTCGTGGACGAACATCACGTCGGCGTCGCTGCCGTAGCCGAGCTCGTGCCCGCCGAACCGGCCCATCGCGACGACGGCCAGCCGCGTCGGCAGCGGCTCCCGCATCTCCATCTCGATCTTGTTGACGGCGGCGTGGAGGGCGGCCTCGACGGTGACGGCGGCGATGCCGGTGAGGGCGTCGCCGACCGTCCGGACGTCCACCATGCCGAGCAGGTCGGCGACCGCGACCCGGAACAGCTCCCGGCGCCGCAGGCCCCGCACGACCGCGACGGCCTCCTCCGCCGGGGAGGCGGCCTCCGCCGCGTCCCCGTGGAGCGGCCCGCCGGACAGGTCCCGGTGCCGCCGCACCGCCGCCATCGCCTCCGAGCGCAGGGCCTCGGCGGGACGCGGCGCCAGGTCGGCGTCGCTGGCGAGGATCGCGACCGCCTCCGGCGCGCGCAGCAGCAGGTCGGTGGCGTAGCGGCTCGACCCGAGCACCCACGCCATCCGCTCGGCGACGGTCACCTCGTCGCGCAGCAGCCGCAGGTACCAGGGGGTGGTGCCGAGCGCGTCGCTGACCTGCCGGAAGCCGAGCAGGCCCGCGTCGGGGTCGGGCGCGTCGGCGAACCAGCCGAGCATCACCGGCAGCAGCGTCCGCTGGATCGCGGCGCGCCGCGACACCCCGGAGGTGAGCGCCTCGATGTGCCGGAGCGCGCCCGCGGGGTCGGCGTAGCCGAGCGCCTCCAGCCGGGTGCGGGCCGCCTCGGGGGTGAGGCGGGCCTCCTCCCCCGGCAGCCGCGCCACGGCCCGCAGCAGCGGCCGGTAGAACAGCTTCTCGTGGATGCGGCGGACCTCGCGGGCGTGCCGCCGCCACAGCGCGGTGAACTCCCCGACCGGGTCGGTGCGCAGGCCGAGGGCGCGGCCGAGGCGGCGCAGGTCCCCCTCGTCGTCCGGGACGAGGTGGGTGCGGCGCAGCCGGTGCAGCTGGACGAGGTGCTCAACCCGCCGCAGGAACCGGTAGGCCGAGGCCAGCGCCGCGGCGTCGTCGCGGCCGACGTACCC
The sequence above is drawn from the Actinomadura hallensis genome and encodes:
- a CDS encoding phosphatase PAP2 family protein encodes the protein MLGAPPVWRELLLVVLFYSAYTLTRLILVQDGTGPAFEHADQILRLERALGLDIELHLNEALLTMPWLARTANVFYATMHFIVTLGVIVWLYRYRPDHYRWLRTSIMVATGAALIGFWLYPLAPPRFLEHEGFVDPVTALHSLGLYASDASGTLTNQYAAMPSMHAGWALWCGVVLVKLASQAWAKVLGALYPGTTVVVILATANHYVLDAVAGISLVGGALWLSWALYERCPPPLLIARARVSHLLAQRGARRAGAPAPAAPAPRCASRT
- a CDS encoding bifunctional [glutamine synthetase] adenylyltransferase/[glutamine synthetase]-adenylyl-L-tyrosine phosphorylase translates to MTESRTSDRRPSLAGRLARLGFTDAARAERLLRDAERDGDRPGDELLDALGGTADPDLALGGLLRLLAAAGEKGEGARLRKALAGEPGTRERLLAVLGVSAALGDHLVRHPGHWRVLRDGAGPPAGPPRDDLLAAVGADPSAAEPVASGHGPGSLVALRVAYRRRLLALAGRDLVGMADVAEAAAELADLAAAALEAGLAIARAEVPGHGACRLAVIGMGKAGGRELNYVSDVDVVFVAEAREGEPEDAALRTAARLASAMMRACSDSTEEGALWQVDAALRPEGKAGPLVRTLASHRAYYERWAKTWEFQALLKARPIAGDPDLGARYLDTITPILWKAAEGEGFVEDVQEMRRRVEADLARRIADAERQLKLGPGGLRDVEFAVQLLQLVHGRADESLRSPTTLDALAALSRGGYVGRDDAAALASAYRFLRRVEHLVQLHRLRRTHLVPDDEGDLRRLGRALGLRTDPVGEFTALWRRHAREVRRIHEKLFYRPLLRAVARLPGEEARLTPEAARTRLEALGYADPAGALRHIEALTSGVSRRAAIQRTLLPVMLGWFADAPDPDAGLLGFRQVSDALGTTPWYLRLLRDEVTVAERMAWVLGSSRYATDLLLRAPEAVAILASDADLAPRPAEALRSEAMAAVRRHRDLSGGPLHGDAAEAASPAEEAVAVVRGLRRRELFRVAVADLLGMVDVRTVGDALTGIAAVTVEAALHAAVNKIEMEMREPLPTRLAVVAMGRFGGHELGYGSDADVMFVHDPLPGADERAAGRAAHAVAEELRRLLARPAPDPPLEIDPDLRPEGRQGPLVRTLASYAAYYARWSEPWEAQALLRADPLIGDEGLRERFRALIDPVRWPEGGIGEDAVRQIRRLKARMEAERLPRGVDRRLHTKLGPGGLADVEWVAQLLQLKHAHEVPGLRTTRTLDALDAAVEARLLDAGDATVLEEAWCMATRIRGAVMLVRGRASDLLPTDHRRERSAVARVLGYSGTGELLEDHRRRARRARAVVDRVFYGAE